The genomic DNA ATCGTCCGCCGCCGGaatctcatcaccaccagtgCTGCACTCACGCCGCAGATCAAAGACCAGCACTGGTTTCCCAGGTTGTATTTGGCCTGGAAGCTGGGATCAGTGTACCCGATCAGCTTCAGCACATCGCCCAAGAAATACGAGATGACCACATTCCCGGAGAGCTGGGTGAAGAGGCCGAGCAACGATCCGATAATAACCCTGCGACGCATACCAGGGGTGGCAACAAGATCCATCCATGACCGTTTCGAGTGTTCGAGTTCAATCTCCAAGGTGGTGCGAATTTCAGCGATTTCAGCTTTGACAAACTCCGAGTCTGGATTGCCTTCAGCGTGATACTTAATCAGCACTgcctcggcttcctcgaACCGATCTTTGGACATGAGGTAACGGGGGGACTCTGGCAGGAAAAACACAAAGGCGACTTGCAGCAGAGAGGGGGCCATCTGCAACAAGCTCGGAATCCGCCATGACCAGTCGTTGTTGATTTGTTGCGTTCCAAATGTACACCCCGCGGCAACGATAGCTCCGATGAAGTAGCAAGCGTTGAACAACGAGGTAAGAATGGGTCGTTCTTTTGGATATCCGAGTTCTCCGATGAGACAGGAGCCAGCAACGATGGCGTAAGGAAGGCCGAATCCGATGATACCTCGAGCCAGTATGTACATAGGTCCTTTGCCACGTCAGCCTAGATGGGGAAAGCCGCCAGTAATGATCGAACTTACCATTGAAAGCAAATCCCTGGATAATTGTCCCGATAATCATGATCACGCTCCCAAACATGatgcaccacctccttccaaaCGTATCATTCACAATAGGGATAAACGGCAGCCCTATCACGGATCCCAGTGGCAGAGCTGAAGCGAGGATACCATTGTATGCACCAGTGGGGTTGCCAAAGTCTGCTTTCTGTCAGCACAACCACTCGCTCTCAGCCCTTTGACGATGAACCGGCTTACAGGCCTTCCAAGCTGGAAGAAGTTGCGCCGCGTTGATGATTTGAGAGTCGAACCCCGATGTCATCTCGATTCCGATAACGCAGGGAAAGAGTAGCAGGTACATTGTTCTCAGATTTGGTTTCCTGTACCATGGGATGGGGTCATCCACCGCCATGCGAtggatgaggttgtggtCACTTCCACTGCTGGCGCCGAccatcttgctgctgccttgGGCCTTACTCTGGCCCTGAGCGAGTGTAGTGTTGAGGTGAGGGAAGTGAGTTTTCGGTCGGTTCCAGAGGTGGTATCTGGGAACTGGACTGctttggtggatgggggatgACAGACAGGTATATGGCACTCAAACAGAGGAGAGAGATAGGATCGGAGCTCTTCCTGGGTCTCCTTTTCCGACCTCATCAACTGAACGCTGACAATAGCCACTTTTCCACACGCTCTCAACGCGTCGCCGTCTGATTTCCCATATTGATCCTTCGTTAATCCATCTCCGCTTCATATTGACCCCCAGTTCTGTCGGGCCGACAAGGCTTACTCTCCTCTACTATCCAGCAGAGATATCCTGTAAACCTCCAGACCAGTTCACTCGGATCTGACAGCCGCGCAGAAAGCCTTGATATCAAGAGGCCTTTAACGGCGGGTAAATCCTGGCCTCAACTCCGATGTCTGCCTCGAGTATCCTGAAGTAGGGTGTGAACAAGCAACAAAAGCGGGATGGATGCCACCAGGCCTGCAGATGGGAGAAGCGGCACCACAGTACCACTTTAGCCGAGATCGATCACACCACGCAGAACCACGCATTTTAGGTGCCGTAACTGCCGTTGAACGGGGGAATCAGCGGTTGGAATCTCTGGGCGGATGTCAGTGGCGTCGAGAACAAGAGATTCCCGGCAGTGGAGGGAGATTGCCCAGCCGGGAGCATCCGAGGTTTTGACTTGGCTTGATGCCTCTTCAACGTCTTGTCTTGGCTGTGTGTGTAAGACATGCTATATTGCTCTCTTTTTCGTGACATTGTCGAGTGTCTGTTAGTCTGCTTCTCGAAAACATGAGACAGGGGACGAACAGAAGCCGGTAGATTTGACTGGTAGCCGCACCAGTCAAGGTGAGGGACTTGAGTGTTTGCGGACAAGCATGATGAACTGTTGGAAGCCAAAAGACCCGTTTGTACAACATCAAAATCATCTGATTGCAGACTTCCATCCAGATGCAGTCGTCTTTGCTGCCGCTGTGGGGTTGCCGGGTAAGCCAGGATGACTGTTGAGCGCAAAATCTTCCGTCGTCCCAACTCAATCTAAGGACTGTCAGGCAGAATCTCGTTCGGCGTATTAACGAGTCCACTCGGTCAAATATTCATGCAAACCCCTGTTCATTGTGTAATATTCTAGAAGATCAGAGCTCATTTGGGCATGGTTTGTGATACTGTAAGAAACTGCGTCGTTGGACTGATTAGTTTCTCCGCCTATGATTATCCGCAATAGTGCTGGGAAGCCGAGTTAATCATAGCTCTACTCATCCGGTATGCTCGGATCAAGTAGAATCAAGTGGTGTACGACTATGCATATATTCAAGCATTTAATAGGTATTGGCCAGTGTACGAATCGGATATCATCAAGATAAGTTGTTATAGACTAAAGAAACCTTTGAAATCCCTACAGGACGCCTGGCTGTAAGTCTTGTAAATGGTGCCagtatcaacaccatccatgGGGTCCTATATCGAGGATTAGTAACCCGAAAGCTCAGTCTCATATCTGCTAGTAGCGTTGCGACTTACATTGCACTAGCCTCGTCTAACATCTCCCACATTCATACCAATCGCAAATACCTTCACAGATGTTGGAACACAGACAACGTCCATTGGTACAAAATCCTGTTCCGCCTCCGCAAGTTCCTCGTGCTGTTGGGCCCATGTTGAGGAGCATATCGCCGTTTGGCAGGATGACAGGGGCAGGTATGGCGAGCCCAAGTGGAATAATTAGCACCAAGGCCAATCTAATAATCGTGTTCATTTTTGCGTGCTTGAATTTGTCGAAGGTTTCGTTGTTTGGGCGGCGAAAAAGGTGAGTGAAGCGTCGAGTAATCGGACTTTCACACCATCAAGACACTGAGGTCTCTTGCAAGAAGGGCTTTCAACGAGAGAGCTATATacatgaagatgatggcaagCGGCCTCCCATAAAATTGTTGTATGTTGTGTTACAGGGCCCGAAAACAAACCCGCGTGTTGGTCGCGCCAGGTCTGTATTCATCCAAATGCCTTtccgggtggtgaggagaaTCAGTCTTGTATGGTACCGGCAGTTGGGGAGACTACCACAGACCTCCTTCATGTGGATCCGACTGTGTTCCTTCATTCTCTGCCTCTGAAGGTCCATGCCCGACCAGGATATCCGAGGAGCAAACAAGGCCACACTTGCGGCATTTGGGACCGGCGCTCCGCTACGAAAATTGGGTCAGCCATGTTCGCTGGTAGTTTCCATTGTTCGAGACCATATCTTTCCATACCCAACTCCTCCATTCTGTGATTCAAGCCCTCTACCCTCTTTCTGTCATTGCTCCGACAGGTCTCTCGAATATCACCTCAATACCTTCGACCTCACGTCACATTTGTGGTTGCTCCCACATTTCTATCAGACCCACACACGTGTGTTTCTCTGTGGTTTTAGGGCTTGTTTATCACACACACTTCTGTGGCTAGTTTTTTCTCTCTGTTAGATTTCTACCATCATCACTTTTCTCACCACTTTTGCCTCAATTTTTCGCGTCAGCGACTACTGTCCACTATCCCACATGATCTCATCCAATCTGCGATCAATTGTGTGATCATCTTGACGCTGCGCCGGCTTCTTTGAGCTATTCCGGGGGTCAGGCGTTGGCGAGTTATCACGAGATACTGGATTTATGGCAGCTTCCGAGTTCTTCTTCTATTGTCCACTGTCCCTCGACTTCATGGCGTGAATCTGTGTGCTGACCAGCTCAAGAAGTAAACGCTCTTTCTCCTGCTGATTGAGGCGCTCCTGTTCGCGCTCCTGTTCTCGCTCCTATTCCCGTATTTTTGCCTGAATGGGGTAGGTTTTCCTTCTCtcgagatgaggatgacAAAGCACGCAGTATCAGGCACCCATGCTTGGACGTCTGTGCACGTTTGTGTTGGACTTGGCTCACCGAAGCGTGGTTTTGTTACAAGGGCTGGAATTCTGGGCTTGGAATAACACTTGATGAGGAATCCTTTCGTCCAACTGCTCTACTCTTCTGCTCGTGTACTCATCTCTCTCAAAGAGGTCCTCGCTTGTGATAACCTTGGCCATCTTCTAATAATacatctgctgctgccgccagTAACACGTCACTCGTTTCACTTCCCAACAACCGGCTCAAACATTCCAGTTTGAGTGAGCCACAAGAGAAAATGCAGTCTTGGCTGTGTTTTGTGGGCGAGGCACGATAACTCGCTTGAGGTCGCTTGATTGTTACAGATAGATCCGGGAAGCAACAGGGACTGACGCTAGCGAGCAACCCCCCTGACTTCCAATGCTCCCCGGCCAACTTTTGTTTCTCCAAAACGTCAAGGATGaagcttttcttttacttttctttcttgctCTTGTAACGAGGATAACCCTCAAACATACCGAGAAATACTTTGACGCTATACCTGCAAATGAAAGAAAAATTATGCGTGGCCGCTAAACTACTCCGGCATCGACCCTTTCCTAACAGTCTTCTGCATCTCGTAtccgccttcctcatcaCTCATGCTTCTTTTCCCATTACTGTATGTTGAAACCACCTCGACCTCATCAACCCGGCAAATGCGTTTTGGGTCGTGGCTGGTGCTCGATCCCAAAATCCCTGTGTCGCTCATATCATCTCCGCAACCAggccgctcctcctccatgttTCCCTCGGCCTTGACAGTAATGACGATCCCAGTCCGATTTGCACCATAGTGGGGCGTCGTAGCCTGGTAATACTGTCTGCCCTTTGTGCGGACCGAGGTGCGCACTTCGTTGAAAAGCACGCGCAACGCAGGGATAGAggcggccatgatggtgaCAGAGATTTCCGCAGTGTCGTAGATGTTGAGCTGGGCGGTATAGAACGAGTCCATTTTGAGGAGATTTTGAAGCGAGACAGTCTTGACTATGGCCATTATTGCGGCGCTGTGGCAGTAAGACACAGGTTAGCACACGTCGGAGCACTGGAGAGAAACGAAAGAAACACAGACATGATTCCCATGCTCATGGCGATACCCACGCCTAGTTTCTCCTTGGTCCGCATTTGCAGCTTCGAAATGATCATCCACGGCAACAAGGCTAACACAAGATCGCAGAGGGCCGAGTATGCCCCGGACACATATGCAAGCACGAGTGAGACGTTGAATGAATGGCATGAACCCTCGACGTTCAAGTCCCACGTCTTCTGGATCGGTGTGCAAAGGAGCCACGGGACCATGGCAGAGAGTCCGAAGGCGATGttcatgctgatgatgatgaaccaTACGGCCCACTTCATCCAACCCTCGGAGAAGCGTAGCATGGTAATGGCGAAGGCTGTTTTACTCCAGGACATTGCAGTGATGGTAAGGGTCGCTCGCGGCATCATAAGAAGGAGCTCTTTGGTGGAAGGCATTGGACTGACACCGGGTTTGTCCCAAGGATGCTTCCCGTAACCCACATCTGCCACCAGCGTCGTCATCAAGCAGGTCGCTACCAGGTGGATGACCTGTGATACGATCAAGAAGTGATCATCCCACCATAGCCGCCGGCTGCCGATAAGCTTGCAGTAGACTCTTGTGCCTAGAAATAACCCCGCCGCGCACCATAGTGACCAACCGACGGCGAGGAGCTGGGGGCCGGCATTGTCATGGGATAGAAGGGCCGGGTCGCCATAATCGATCATTGGAGGACCCATTGCGTTGCCGCCGTCAGTCGAAGGAGGTCGTTGTACTGATCGGTCCATGTCGTTCGGGAATGGACTTCAGGTTAGGTACGTGACATTCCTGTAACGATAAACATGAGGAAAAAGATAAAAGAGAATATAATAAGAGAGAAGAGTCCGGGGAAGGTCACATTAGAGATAAAGTATTGCAGATCGTTCGATTCCACAGGGGGGATCGGATCTGCAATATTGAGCCATTCTTTTCAGGGGAAAGGAAGCAGTGGAGTCTAGACCCGAACCACGGGACTGGTTTCGCGCACAGAACCTTCGAATCTGCCAACAACGGCTGACACTAATACACGACACACAGACGCACACCTCTTGCCGAATCCGTATTCGATGCTCGGTCTCAAGCAACTTCCTTGGTAGCTGGTGTCGTTTTACCTAATAAGCGATGAGGATCTCGCAGCTATCACTTCACTCCCAGTGGAGCGCTTAAGTTGGCTACATGCACCTCATCCTTTAAGGTAGCATGTGCACCGACACACCTGCATCTATTCGGCCATTCTCGCAAGAGTCTGAAGCAAGGAGGTTTGATTGATCAAAGCGTTTTTACATATTTTATTATCTTTCTTGCGAAAAACCTCGGAGACGTACAAACCCCAACAGTAGAAATCATCTAATACCTCATGATTCGCCAAAACCTTTCCGCCATGGCTTCTCCGCGACCATGGAGTCTGCTAGCTTGGCGCGCTGCAGGACTGCCTCAGGAACGCCTGGACAGGAGTCCATCATCAGGCTAGGGGGTAATCCGGTAGGCAGATAGCTCAAACCTGTAGAAGCAAAAGGACACCCTACCCACAGCGTAGGCCGGGTGGTATGTATCTCTTCAAAACCGATATCCATATCCTGCAATGGCGTCTGAAAGAGAGTGGTCTTCCGGCTGCTTCAATTAGGTAAGCAACCTGAAACATCTTCGAACAGGGCAGGTTTACATTGATGCGGGAGGTACCTCCGCTTGGCAACTCGCGAATCTATGGTAGGACTTCAGACTATTAAGTTCATACTAGGTACCTATTCACCACACAGCCGTCCTCCAAAGTCAATTGTAAACATGAGCTTGGAAACACCCAAAAGTAAAGAGCACAGGACGCCCAAAGTTCTTCGATACCTTGGGAAGGTCGATGTCGACTGCAGATACCGGTGGAAAAAGGCACAGTGGGGAGTGTTGGCGACTACCGAAAGGCCTGCTGGGATTGTCTACATGGAAATCACCTTCAAGCAACCACCAGGTTATTGGCTTCAGAGCGCAACTGTTTTTGTCACGTTGAGCCAGGACGCAACCTTGAACACACGACGCCAGCACAAGTCTTTGTCCGCTTGATTCCGACTACTCCGTTCAGATGACACAACAGTTTAGACCCAAGTCTTTGACTGGCACACCGACTGTTCAGTGGGAAGAGAAGTCAAACTCCTTCATCCCAACCTTCGGCGCTATGGGGCTTCGAGCTAGTAGGTGTAGGCCACCGGTCTACCACCTCAATCAGTCGTGTTGATCAGCGGGTGTTCAAAGGGACTGTAGGAAGACCAAAAGACCCGCAAGATTACTGCACGTTGGAGTGGGAGTTCATCGGCAATGAGCTGGACCCCAGCAAAGCAAACAAACAGGAGTACAACACGGCTTTCTCCTTTGAACACAGCGGAAAGCCAGTCATCATGCAAGTGGATATCCGTCAGCGGAAGGTACAACGCAAGAGCCCAATTAAACACAATCTTCTTACTAAAGTTTTCAACCCAGTTCGGGGAGAGTGGTAGCTCTACTCTCACCCACCTCGACCTTAGCAAGCAATGGAACTTAAGAAAGTTTTTGATCCAATCGTCGATGGTCTCGACATGGCCATGCATATGGAAAATTGTGGTAATTCTAACACAGTGGTTCCGGACGCAGTTCCAGCTCAATTCCATCTCCTGAATTGGCAAAGCCCGAGTAACAGTGTTCACGGCCCACCAAATGCCCAAACACAAGCCCAAAGCGAAGTCAACATCACATTCAAGCCAACGGCCAGGAGGATCGTCAAAATGGTCCACAGCCGATGAAGCCGGAAGagccccaacagcaacaactgAACACAGCACCAAAACAAATATAAGGACTTCCGACAGGATTCTAACCGCACCGCGCAGTGAAGCTCtcgaggatgccatcaaggagTTTGTCTGGGTCCCAGGACTTCTCATTCTGATTACCTGAATTCTCTCGTTGCCATTACCGGGTGGCTTCCCTCAAGGCCGGAGCCACCCGCTTGCAGACCTTCACAGCACCAACAGAGAGcatggaggaagaaaaagaccgAAGATTTTGGACGAAGCCAAAATGACGTCTGGGAGTGAAGCATCAGGGATTCCTGGCAGTCTGGTCTGGGAAGGCTCGCCTGATACGACCGCTAAATCAATCAAAAGCGGAGGGCAAGTAGGAGGTCACGGTGCAGGTAGATCTTTTCATTCAACAAAAGGAGCGTCATCaacaggaggaagaaggcctATGACATACTAGTATTAAACATCGGACGACTAGCGGGAGAATGGTTATCATTCGGGAGTTTTATTTGCGGATTAGCGACCAAAAGAGTTCATATTTTACCTATGTACTCATACCATGAGCAAGTTTTCATTCCAACAAAGAAAGGAAAACCGAGGATAGGTGTTGTAGTGAGGCCTATCATATACATAGCCATCCGTTGCATGCAGCTCGGCTACACGTAGCAAATATCGTACTTTGTCAGCCTCAGACAGACATGACTTCATAAGTCAAACTCACAAGTCAAACCCGGGTACGTGGTAAGCCAATCTGAATCGAGTAAGCTGGATCGTTTGACTGGATGTAGGTTTCACTCAAGCTTGCGCTCATCGTTGCGACTAGGGTGCACATGTCGGAGTCAATATATAAGGCCGACCAAAAGATCGCCGTTCAAATAACTACTGGTGTTTGTAGTCAACGGACTATTAGCTCAATCCTTCATATTCAACTCGGACACCCTACCTCCACCTGATATAACACAAACGCTGCCTGTAACCTGTCGACCACGCGGTCATATTAAAAGTGCAACTATGAACGGGGGTTTTTCCACGTTGTCTTGGGTCTTTTAACCCTCTTGGCGTCCAGCAAAATCCAAAGCTTGTCCGTTGATGAGAATCAGCGCTGGATGTtttggttggagagggggatcTTCGGATAGATTAAGCTTTTTTGGATGAATATGTCTGGGCCCGCCGCCAAGGCCCTTACCGGATGATGGCACCCCGCTCCGAAGGGTCCCTCTGTTGCTTTTGCGATGAATCCCATTTATCGATCCTTGGCTCTCTATCTGGTCCTGTAGTTTCCGTGGGGTAAGTGACCACAGATCCGGCCGCATGAATGGGCATAGATACCCATCAAGACAAGCGTGGCGAcgcgatgacgatgaagggCACCAACCCGGTAATTAAGTACGACCTCGGGAGTAGGGAGCAGAAACATGGGAATAAATGAATAGAAGGAACGAGTGACATAAGAAAGGGAGGGCCTGCCGCACCCTCCTACTTTGTCTCGGATGCTGCCGAGCCTTTCTCCATTCCTTCCAACTGTCGTGTTGTGGCATCCAGAATCAAAACAACGAGCGAGAGGGAAACACTCACAAGAGCAAAGATGGGCCAtatcatcaacaccgtcgCGAGTGTCGCGGCTTTGACCGCGCTCTTCGTCCCCGAAGTAGCTGCTCAGTCATGCCCGGGCGTCAACAGTCGCTTCCAGCCCCGTATGGGTTCTGGGTACCGGTTCAGCTTGCTTGCTACCGGGCTCCGCCAGCCCAGACACATAACCATCGATAGCGCCGGTAACCTCCTTGTCGCTGAAGGTGGTTCTCAGTCAGTCAGACGCTTGGTCCTTCAGGATCAGGGCAACATCGTTTGTGTTCAGTCCAACACCCAGCTCAGCGGTACCAACGTAAGCCACCCCCATTGCAAGCAAGATGGATATGAGGGTGGAGCTGATAAGGAAGGCGACAGACCAACCATGGTATTGCTCTTTCTGCTGATGGCAGGACACTCTTCACGTCCAACTTGGCCTCGGTGAACGCCTACTCCTATGACCCGGCCACAGGACAGGTTGGCTCCGGACGCCAGATTGTAAACGGAATGTCCAACACGGGCACTCACCCGACCAGAGCCATTGCTACCTCCAAGTGGTCCCCAGACACCATTCTCGTGGCGCGTGGTTCTCAAAACAACATTGATACCACGACCACTCAGACTTCCTCTGGTCGTTCGATGATCAAGaccttctccatctcggcTGGCACGCAGTCAACCATCAACTACAACACGGGCGGCGAGGTCCTTGGCTGGGGTCTCCGCAATATCGTCGGCTTGACCGAGGACCCTGCCTACGGCGGCATCTGGTCTGTCGAGAACCAGATGGACGACCTCCGACTCAACGGTCGTGacatccacaacaacaacccagctGAGCGCCTCAGCTACCACGGCGTTCTCaacgccaccaccaaccgaTACAAGGGTCTCAACTACGGGTACCCCTCTTGCGTCCCAGCCTGGGACCCCCAAAACGTCGGCATCAACGGTCTGGTGGTGGGCTCCCTCTTCAAGCCCGACTCTGTCCCCAACGCCAACGACTGTGCCAACCGCATGACGGGCCGTCTCCATTTCCACGCTCACACTGCTCCTCTTGATGTCAAGTTCACCGCCAATGGAACTGCCGCATACATTGCGTTCCACGGCAGCTGGAACCGCAACCCTGCTGATGGGTACCGTGTCATGAGGGTGGACTTCCGGAACGGCGATCCAGTGGCCGACGTCAGCTCGACGACGGCGCAGATTCCGGTCATGGAGAACAGCAATGTCGGCGGCTGCCCCAACAACTGCTTCCGTCCGGTCGGTCTGGCGTTTGATGCCAAGGGTCGCTTGTATGTGTCGAGCGACACGACCGGTGAGATTTATGTCATCTATGGCGCTTGAGCAGGGTGAGATGGGTCAGCCTGTCGTTTCTGTGTATCTACCTGGTATTGAGTGCGGCCGAGTTAGACAACGAGGATCAGGTTGTGTCACCTACATGTCGTTACAGTGATCGATGCGAATGTGGTTGGAATGCAGAGAACCATGGAAGGGAAGATGTCAAAAGGCTGGGCGCAGCATGTCAAATAAAGCCAAGCCCAGGTGCCAAACAAgagcgagaaaaagaaaagaaattgGCGGAAATGGAGCAAGTGCAACTACCGAAGCTAGTAATTGAGCCAGATAAGGGCACGCAAGCGACCAAACCTCTCATTCTTTTCCGTCAGCAACTGCCAGTCAAGTCAGATCAGGTCATGTCTCACGTGGAAAAGCATCTCCGAAATGAAACAGGCACTTTTGGGGAGCCCCAGAAGCCAAGAGTGTGGGGAGCTCCACTAAACGACACGCCAAGAGAGTTTCGGCAACAGGGCATGTGAGGGACGTGGACGACAACCCTTGGCATCGAACTGTTGCATCGTCACCATTCACCCGTCCGAACACATATTAGCTGATATCGCCATCATTTATTGGCCTTGAGTATCCTGGAAAATCCCTTGCACACCGTAGGACACCACTGACTCCACCTGGCCGGAATATTTCGTCCGAGTACCTTACCCAACCAACGCCTTGTGCCGGTTCATCAGCTCGCCGTTTGACCTCTTGCTATATGCGCAGACCTGCTGATAAGCTTCACAGGCACTTGTAAAGTGGCGGTTTTGTGTTACCTTGAACACCACCGCTCTTGTGGCCATTGAGTCaagaccgccaccgccatgtCACAAGGGAACTTTGAACCAGCCCTACAACACCTACAACGCGTACATGGCCTTAATGAGCTTATCACGTTCGCCATACGTACAGGTACACTTTAGCCACATTACCTGCAACAGGGACTCTGACTTATACAGCTGACCACATCATCCACATGCTTGTTCGGTGAGGACGACAATGGCACTGTTTCGAACCTCTGAAACTATTCAAAACCATACGGCTTGGTCACGCCATACACCTATATGTTCTGTCCCCGCTCTTTATCACTCATGAAAGCAACCTAATAGGGTGCCTCAA from Podospora pseudoanserina strain CBS 124.78 chromosome 2, whole genome shotgun sequence includes the following:
- a CDS encoding hypothetical protein (COG:U; EggNog:ENOG503NUYQ), whose protein sequence is MVGASSGSDHNLIHRMAVDDPIPWYRKPNLRTMYLLLFPCVIGIEMTSGFDSQIINAAQLLPAWKAYFGNPTGAYNGILASALPLGSVIGLPFIPIVNDTFGRRWCIMFGSVIMIIGTIIQGFAFNGPMYILARGIIGFGLPYAIVAGSCLIGELGYPKERPILTSLFNACYFIGAIVAAGCTFGTQQINNDWSWRIPSLLQMAPSLLQVAFVFFLPESPRYLMSKDRFEEAEAVLIKYHAEGNPDSEFVKAEIAEIRTTLEIELEHSKRSWMDLVATPGMRRRVIIGSLLGLFTQLSGNVVISYFLGDVLKLIGYTDPSFQAKYNLGNQCWSLICGVSAALVVMRFRRRTMYLTGIISILAVYVAWTACTAIFIDTKSDVAAKMSLFWIYAYSPAYNLCFNALTYTYLIEIFPYANRARGISIFQFWGKAAQFFGTNVNPIGKSLLRPIKHGRD
- a CDS encoding hypothetical protein (EggNog:ENOG503PCN0; COG:S) → MDRSVQRPPSTDGGNAMGPPMIDYGDPALLSHDNAGPQLLAVGWSLWCAAGLFLGTRVYCKLIGSRRLWWDDHFLIVSQVIHLVATCLMTTLVADVGYGKHPWDKPGVSPMPSTKELLLMMPRATLTITAMSWSKTAFAITMLRFSEGWMKWAVWFIIISMNIAFGLSAMVPWLLCTPIQKTWDLNVEGSCHSFNVSLVLAYVSGAYSALCDLVLALLPWMIISKLQMRTKEKLGVGIAMSMGIIAAIMAIVKTVSLQNLLKMDSFYTAQLNIYDTAEISVTIMAASIPALRVLFNEVRTSVRTKGRQYYQATTPHYGANRTGIVITVKAEGNMEEERPGCGDDMSDTGILGSSTSHDPKRICRVDEVEVVSTYSNGKRSMSDEEGGYEMQKTVRKGSMPE
- a CDS encoding hypothetical protein (COG:G; EggNog:ENOG503NVWQ; CAZy:AA12), whose translation is MGHIINTVASVAALTALFVPEVAAQSCPGVNSRFQPRMGSGYRFSLLATGLRQPRHITIDSAGNLLVAEGGSQSVRRLVLQDQGNIVCVQSNTQLSGTNTNHGIALSADGRTLFTSNLASVNAYSYDPATGQVGSGRQIVNGMSNTGTHPTRAIATSKWSPDTILVARGSQNNIDTTTTQTSSGRSMIKTFSISAGTQSTINYNTGGEVLGWGLRNIVGLTEDPAYGGIWSVENQMDDLRLNGRDIHNNNPAERLSYHGVLNATTNRYKGLNYGYPSCVPAWDPQNVGINGLVVGSLFKPDSVPNANDCANRMTGRLHFHAHTAPLDVKFTANGTAAYIAFHGSWNRNPADGYRVMRVDFRNGDPVADVSSTTAQIPVMENSNVGGCPNNCFRPVGLAFDAKGRLYVSSDTTGEIYVIYGA